One stretch of Segatella copri DNA includes these proteins:
- a CDS encoding DUF6088 family protein: MAEIANRIYETSEGQILFISDFSDINDNEKVVSRALSVEEKKGNIVRLANGVYLRPKNTRFGIVYPSIDEMVMAIAQRDKVQIQPSGVTALNKLGLSTQVPTKYTYLTSGSGRVLTLGNRTIELKRSVPKNFAFQTVLAALLVQALRTLGQKNVGNQELSTIRKLVNEEEHKDLFVQDLTLMPVWMRKLITDIIDKNEHYDTLVKSHNR, translated from the coding sequence ATGGCAGAAATAGCAAACCGTATATACGAGACAAGTGAAGGGCAGATTCTCTTCATCTCAGACTTCTCTGACATCAATGATAATGAGAAGGTGGTAAGTCGTGCACTTTCTGTAGAAGAAAAAAAGGGAAATATAGTTCGATTAGCTAATGGGGTTTATCTTCGCCCTAAGAATACCCGATTTGGGATAGTCTATCCATCAATAGATGAAATGGTGATGGCTATAGCCCAGCGAGATAAGGTACAAATACAACCTTCAGGAGTTACAGCGCTCAACAAACTTGGACTCTCAACACAGGTGCCTACCAAATATACTTATCTGACATCGGGAAGTGGAAGAGTCTTGACTCTTGGAAATCGGACTATAGAGTTGAAGAGAAGTGTTCCTAAGAACTTTGCTTTTCAGACTGTGTTGGCAGCGCTTCTTGTACAAGCTCTTAGAACATTAGGACAAAAGAATGTAGGTAATCAAGAACTCTCTACCATTAGAAAATTGGTCAATGAAGAGGAACATAAAGACTTGTTTGTACAAGATCTTACTCTCATGCCAGTATGGATGAGAAAGCTGATAACTGATATAATAGATAAAAACGAGCATTATGACACTTTGGTTAAATCACACAATAGATGA
- a CDS encoding IS1380 family transposase — protein sequence MAKIQIKSEKLTPFGGIFSIMEQFDALLAQTIDSTLGLRCTMFGYQYSEILRSLMCVYLCGGSCIEDVTTHLMKHLSLHPTLRTCSADTILRAIEELTFKSITYKSASGKSYDFNTADKMNCLLVNALLATGQLKSGQEYDFDFDHQFIETEKYDAKPTYKKFLGYSPGVAVINDMIVGIENRDGNTNVRFNQKETLERIFKRLEASEIYISRARMDCGSCSEEIVDMVEAHCRHFYIRANRCSSFYDSMFALTGWKTVEINGIEFELNSILVEKWKGKPYRLVIQRQRRIDGDLDIWEGEYTYRCILTNDYKSSARDIVEFYNLRGGKERIFDDMNNGFGWNRLPKSFMAQNTVFLLMTALIRNFYKAIMQRLKTHEFGLRATSRIKTFVFKFISVPAKWIKTSRRHVLNIYSDNNAYANLFKTDFG from the coding sequence ATGGCAAAGATACAAATAAAATCTGAGAAACTCACTCCTTTTGGGGGAATTTTTTCGATTATGGAGCAATTTGATGCTCTTTTAGCTCAAACCATAGATTCCACCTTGGGATTGAGATGCACTATGTTTGGTTATCAATATAGCGAGATTCTACGCTCTCTGATGTGCGTATATCTTTGTGGTGGCTCATGCATTGAGGATGTTACAACTCACCTGATGAAACATTTGTCTCTTCATCCAACTCTTCGCACTTGCAGCGCAGACACCATATTACGTGCTATCGAAGAACTGACTTTTAAGAGCATCACCTATAAGTCTGCTTCTGGCAAATCCTATGATTTCAATACTGCAGACAAGATGAACTGCTTACTGGTCAATGCCCTGCTTGCTACTGGTCAATTGAAATCCGGTCAAGAGTATGATTTTGACTTTGACCATCAGTTCATTGAAACAGAGAAGTATGATGCAAAACCAACCTACAAGAAGTTCTTGGGCTATAGTCCAGGCGTAGCTGTCATTAACGACATGATTGTTGGTATTGAAAATAGAGACGGCAACACAAACGTACGCTTCAACCAAAAAGAAACTTTGGAAAGAATCTTCAAGCGATTGGAGGCTTCGGAAATATATATTTCTCGTGCCCGCATGGATTGCGGCTCATGTTCGGAGGAAATCGTAGATATGGTAGAGGCTCATTGCAGGCATTTTTATATTCGTGCCAACAGATGCTCTTCTTTCTACGATTCCATGTTTGCCTTAACTGGATGGAAAACTGTTGAAATCAACGGTATTGAGTTTGAGTTGAATTCTATCCTTGTTGAGAAATGGAAAGGAAAACCGTATCGTCTTGTCATACAGAGACAAAGGCGAATAGATGGAGACCTTGACATTTGGGAAGGCGAATATACCTACAGATGTATACTGACTAACGATTACAAGTCGAGTGCAAGAGACATCGTGGAATTCTACAATCTTCGTGGTGGCAAGGAACGCATCTTCGATGACATGAACAATGGCTTTGGCTGGAATCGATTGCCAAAATCGTTCATGGCACAGAATACTGTATTCCTGCTTATGACAGCTCTCATCAGAAACTTCTACAAAGCTATTATGCAGAGATTGAAAACCCATGAATTTGGATTGCGTGCCACCAGCAGAATCAAGACCTTTGTTTTCAAGTTCATCTCTGTTCCTGCGAAATGGATTAAGACATCACGTAGGCATGTATTGAACATTTACTCAGACAACAATGCTTATGCCAACCTGTTCAAGACAGACTTTGGTTAA
- a CDS encoding transposase — protein sequence MNTGLDQYMDIFKDAVEDSAAKITKSFEKILIEVIILFMVIPRKINFTQMGRYGLHVEQTYRNAFGLKKSKCIDWLKLNVSLAKRFLGKQGRWAIAIDPSYISKAGKKTPHIGRFWSGCAQSVKHGLEIMGIGLIDIDTKDCMMLRAHQSLNNKELSLRNKTMVDFYISVIKRYRKELLKLSTLIVADAYFSTSTFVNGIKKEGFSLISRFRDNACLFYVYTGPRTGKRDRPKTKDGKIDMKNLDLTRMEKMEMKDIEGTAYTLIAYSKALKCKVRLVIWQMPNGKKKLFFSTDTSLSGEEVLLYYRTRFQIEFCFRDAKGYTGLMDCQTRDKWKLDFAFNASFTSLNVAKVTMKEMGMEYSMSSFKSLMTNIYLVRRIFKACGYIPNRTLISKIFKDLSCLQRIAA from the coding sequence ATGAATACAGGACTTGACCAATATATGGATATCTTTAAAGATGCAGTTGAAGATTCAGCTGCAAAGATAACAAAAAGTTTCGAGAAAATACTCATCGAGGTGATAATTTTGTTCATGGTAATACCAAGAAAGATAAATTTCACCCAAATGGGGAGGTATGGCTTGCATGTTGAGCAAACCTATCGCAACGCATTCGGCTTGAAAAAGTCGAAGTGCATTGATTGGCTCAAACTTAATGTCTCACTTGCCAAGCGCTTCTTGGGTAAACAGGGAAGATGGGCTATTGCCATTGATCCCAGCTACATCAGTAAAGCTGGCAAGAAAACACCACATATCGGTCGTTTTTGGTCAGGATGTGCTCAGTCTGTTAAACATGGTCTCGAAATCATGGGTATTGGACTCATTGATATTGATACCAAAGACTGCATGATGTTAAGAGCCCACCAGTCGCTAAATAATAAAGAACTGAGTCTTAGAAACAAGACTATGGTAGATTTCTATATCAGCGTCATTAAGCGTTACCGCAAGGAACTTCTTAAACTCTCAACCCTCATAGTTGCAGATGCTTACTTCTCTACAAGTACATTTGTTAATGGGATAAAGAAAGAAGGTTTCTCTTTGATAAGCCGCTTTCGTGACAATGCTTGTCTCTTTTATGTCTATACTGGTCCACGTACTGGAAAACGTGATCGCCCCAAGACCAAGGATGGCAAGATTGATATGAAGAATCTTGACCTCACTCGAATGGAGAAGATGGAGATGAAAGATATAGAAGGAACAGCTTATACTTTGATTGCCTATTCCAAGGCACTCAAGTGTAAAGTTAGACTTGTCATCTGGCAGATGCCGAATGGCAAGAAGAAACTATTCTTCTCTACAGACACCTCACTTTCGGGTGAAGAGGTACTTCTTTATTATAGAACCAGGTTTCAGATCGAATTTTGCTTTCGTGACGCCAAAGGCTATACTGGTCTTATGGACTGCCAGACTCGCGATAAGTGGAAACTCGATTTTGCTTTCAATGCTTCGTTCACATCACTAAATGTTGCCAAGGTAACTATGAAGGAGATGGGAATGGAATATTCTATGTCTTCATTCAAGTCACTGATGACCAACATTTATCTGGTGAGACGAATTTTTAAAGCATGCGGGTACATCCCGAACCGAACTTTAATTAGCAAGATTTTCAAAGATCTCTCGTGCTTACAGCGTATAGCTGCTTAG
- a CDS encoding DUF2795 domain-containing protein, producing the protein MYWTLELASKLEDAPWPATKEELIDYATRSGAPLEVLENLQEIEDEGDVYESIEDIWPDYPSKDDFLWNDDEY; encoded by the coding sequence ATGTATTGGACACTTGAATTGGCTTCAAAGCTTGAAGATGCACCATGGCCTGCAACAAAAGAAGAGTTGATTGACTATGCAACTCGCTCTGGTGCGCCTCTAGAAGTTCTAGAGAATTTGCAGGAGATAGAAGACGAAGGCGATGTTTACGAAAGCATCGAAGACATCTGGCCTGATTATCCTTCAAAGGATGACTTCTTGTGGAATGATGACGAGTACTAA
- a CDS encoding SUMF1/EgtB/PvdO family nonheme iron enzyme: MKKSILLLSAFAILLTLSGCFGAKQASVAGRGGEVVGVSGRSFVEPAPYGMVKINRGFLKMGMETQDSLWGMKTPRKDVSVDGFWMDDTEITNSEYKQFVAYVRDSILRTRLADPAYGGDETYMITEDKNGDPVTPHVNWKKALPKKPNEDEQRAFESLYETNPVTGEKLIDWRQLNYKYEIYDYTAAAQRKFRLNPQERTFNTDVKINPDEVVMISKDTAYYDDEGRVVRETINRPLSGPWDFLNTYIVNVYPDTTCWVNDFRNAENETYLRSYFSNPAYNDYPVVGVTWEQANAFCAWRTDYLLKGLGPEARYVQRYRLPTEAEWEYAARGKNQNEFPWDNADVKNGDGCFYANFKPDRGNYTKDGNLITSKVAIYSPNSNGLYDMAGNVAEWTSTVYTEAGVDAMSDFNPTLQYNAAIEDPYRLKKKSVRGGSWKDPESFIRSAWRTFEYQNQPRSYIGFRCVRSFATTASGKQKPLKNKNRR; this comes from the coding sequence ATGAAGAAAAGTATATTGCTCCTTAGTGCATTCGCTATATTGCTCACCTTGAGCGGCTGCTTCGGTGCCAAGCAAGCTTCTGTTGCAGGCAGAGGTGGCGAGGTGGTTGGCGTGAGCGGTAGAAGCTTTGTAGAGCCAGCCCCTTATGGTATGGTAAAGATAAACCGTGGCTTCCTGAAAATGGGAATGGAGACCCAAGACTCACTCTGGGGAATGAAAACACCACGCAAGGATGTGTCGGTGGATGGATTCTGGATGGATGATACCGAAATCACCAATTCAGAATATAAGCAGTTTGTGGCTTATGTGCGCGATTCTATTCTTCGTACCCGTCTGGCTGATCCTGCTTATGGAGGCGACGAGACTTACATGATTACTGAAGATAAGAATGGCGATCCGGTTACACCTCATGTAAACTGGAAGAAAGCGCTGCCTAAGAAACCTAATGAGGATGAGCAGAGAGCTTTTGAAAGTTTGTATGAAACCAATCCGGTTACAGGAGAAAAACTCATCGACTGGCGCCAGCTCAACTATAAATACGAAATCTATGATTATACAGCTGCGGCTCAGCGTAAGTTCCGCCTGAATCCACAGGAACGTACCTTCAACACCGATGTGAAGATAAATCCGGACGAGGTGGTGATGATTTCGAAAGATACTGCTTATTACGATGATGAGGGTAGAGTAGTGCGTGAGACTATCAACCGTCCGCTTTCAGGACCATGGGATTTCCTGAATACCTATATCGTGAATGTTTATCCTGACACTACCTGTTGGGTAAACGACTTCAGAAATGCAGAGAATGAAACCTATCTGAGAAGTTATTTCAGCAATCCTGCGTATAATGACTATCCGGTAGTCGGTGTTACCTGGGAACAGGCAAATGCCTTCTGCGCCTGGAGAACAGACTATCTGTTGAAGGGTTTAGGTCCTGAAGCTAGATATGTGCAGCGTTACCGTCTGCCAACCGAGGCAGAATGGGAATATGCTGCAAGAGGCAAGAACCAGAATGAATTTCCTTGGGACAATGCGGATGTGAAGAATGGGGATGGCTGTTTTTACGCCAATTTCAAACCAGACAGGGGCAACTATACCAAAGACGGCAACCTGATAACCAGTAAGGTGGCTATCTATTCGCCAAATTCTAATGGACTTTACGATATGGCTGGTAATGTGGCAGAGTGGACAAGTACCGTTTATACAGAGGCGGGTGTTGACGCAATGAGCGATTTTAACCCAACTTTACAGTATAATGCTGCCATAGAAGATCCTTACCGTTTGAAGAAGAAGAGTGTAAGAGGTGGTTCCTGGAAAGACCCAGAGTCGTTTATCCGTTCGGCATGGCGCACTTTCGAGTACCAGAATCAGCCTCGCTCATACATCGGATTCCGTTGTGTGAGAAGTTTTGCTACTACGGCTAGCGGAAAACAGAAACCATTGAAGAATAAGAATAGGAGATAA
- the gldL gene encoding gliding motility protein GldL yields MSYYSKFNIVYRLQKWMDSVPGQTFLNYAYSWGASIVIAGTLFKLTHLPGANLMLFLGMGTEILVFFLSAFDRPFDKTAEGRDLPTHATEEYLEGKVSAEEMMTAKNRSETIQPQVSSPVSPVMTAAPELTPLNPEVVEVQNSYVEQLKSLVETLSKVNEQSSRLTRDSEEMENLNRTLTGISRVYEMQLKSASQQIGTIDQINEQTKMMAKQIEQLNKIYTRMIDAMTINMRVAAPHVTSEE; encoded by the coding sequence ATGAGCTATTATAGCAAATTCAATATCGTATACCGCTTACAGAAGTGGATGGATAGTGTGCCGGGTCAGACATTCCTTAACTATGCTTACAGCTGGGGTGCCTCTATCGTAATCGCTGGTACCCTCTTTAAGTTGACCCATCTTCCTGGTGCCAATCTCATGCTTTTCTTAGGTATGGGAACCGAGATTCTCGTGTTCTTCCTTTCTGCTTTCGACCGTCCTTTCGACAAGACTGCCGAAGGTAGAGACTTGCCTACCCATGCTACAGAGGAGTATCTGGAAGGAAAGGTGTCGGCTGAAGAAATGATGACTGCCAAGAATCGTTCTGAAACCATTCAACCTCAGGTTTCTTCTCCTGTCTCTCCTGTAATGACTGCTGCGCCAGAACTGACTCCACTTAATCCTGAGGTGGTGGAAGTTCAGAACAGCTACGTAGAACAGTTGAAGAGCCTGGTAGAAACCTTGAGTAAGGTAAACGAACAGAGTAGCCGACTGACTCGTGACAGCGAGGAGATGGAGAATCTGAACCGTACCTTGACAGGTATCAGCAGGGTATACGAGATGCAGCTGAAAAGTGCCAGCCAGCAGATTGGTACCATTGACCAGATCAATGAGCAGACCAAGATGATGGCAAAGCAGATAGAACAGTTGAACAAAATTTATACCCGTATGATTGATGCCATGACCATCAATATGCGTGTGGCGGCTCCTCATGTAACAAGTGAAGAGTAA
- a CDS encoding nucleotidyl transferase AbiEii/AbiGii toxin family protein yields the protein MLQRAEEKFRINQVAIEKDWWVTVVLNALFKCSCADQLIFKGGTSLSKGWNLIERFSEDIDLSVNHEFFGIEKTTKNQREKLRKKARRYFLDTVSAELDENLKKLGVEGYHIENVVEEIDEDGKASPVASDKDPSVILVHYESMLGHTIEYIPPRVKIEISCLSMNEPTEDRLISSYIEQTFPGEDAAATATVRTVVPTRTFLEKAFLLCEEFQKQTPRHVRMSRHLYDLERLMDTEFGKQALQDIDLYERIVKHRSIYYAVGYVDYSKLMPSEIDFVPRQELMKDWEGDYAEMCNHFIYG from the coding sequence ATGTTGCAACGTGCGGAAGAGAAGTTTCGTATTAATCAGGTTGCAATTGAAAAGGACTGGTGGGTAACTGTGGTGCTCAACGCTCTTTTCAAATGTTCATGTGCAGATCAACTCATCTTTAAGGGAGGTACAAGTCTCAGTAAAGGATGGAATTTGATAGAAAGATTCAGTGAGGATATAGATTTATCTGTAAACCATGAATTCTTCGGTATAGAGAAGACGACAAAGAATCAGCGTGAAAAGCTTCGCAAGAAGGCACGTAGGTATTTTCTTGATACAGTTTCAGCAGAGTTGGATGAAAATCTAAAGAAACTTGGTGTGGAAGGATACCATATAGAAAATGTAGTAGAGGAAATTGATGAGGATGGTAAGGCAAGTCCCGTTGCAAGTGATAAGGATCCATCTGTCATTCTCGTTCATTATGAGTCTATGCTTGGTCATACGATAGAGTATATTCCGCCAAGAGTTAAGATAGAGATTAGTTGCTTGTCTATGAATGAACCTACGGAAGACCGTTTGATTTCATCATATATTGAGCAGACTTTCCCTGGAGAAGATGCGGCGGCTACAGCTACGGTCAGAACAGTTGTGCCTACTCGAACATTCCTAGAGAAGGCATTCCTGCTATGCGAGGAATTTCAGAAACAGACTCCTCGTCATGTCCGAATGTCTAGACATCTTTATGATCTCGAACGCTTGATGGATACAGAATTTGGCAAACAAGCCCTGCAGGATATTGATTTGTATGAGCGTATAGTTAAGCATCGTTCCATATACTATGCTGTTGGGTATGTAGATTATTCTAAGTTGATGCCTAGTGAGATTGATTTCGTTCCTAGGCAAGAGTTGATGAAGGATTGGGAAGGTGATTATGCAGAGATGTGTAACCACTTTATCTATGGTTAG
- a CDS encoding CfxA family broad-spectrum class A beta-lactamase, which yields MKKNRKKQIVVLCIALVCIFILVFSLSHKSATKGSANPPLTDVLTDSISQIVSACPGEIGVAVIINNTDTVSVNNKSIYPMMSVFKVHQALALCNDFDKKGLSLDTLVKINREKLDPKTWSPMMKDYSAPVISLTVRDLLRYTLSQSDNNASNIMFKNMLNTAQTDSFIAKLIPHSSFQIAYTEEEMSADHDKAYSNYTSPLGAAMLMNRLFTESLISNEKQDFIKNALKECKTGIDRIVAPLLDKEGVVIAHKTGSGYVNENGILAAQNDVAYICLPNKVCYTLAVFVKDFKGNESQASQFVAHISAVVYSLLINTALN from the coding sequence ATGAAAAAAAACAGAAAAAAGCAAATCGTAGTTTTGTGTATAGCTTTAGTTTGCATCTTCATCTTGGTGTTCTCATTGTCCCATAAATCAGCTACAAAAGGTAGCGCGAATCCTCCATTAACAGATGTTTTGACTGATAGCATTTCTCAGATTGTCTCGGCTTGTCCTGGTGAAATTGGTGTGGCGGTTATTATTAATAACACAGATACGGTTAGTGTTAATAATAAAAGCATTTATCCTATGATGAGTGTATTTAAGGTTCATCAGGCATTAGCTCTTTGCAATGATTTTGACAAAAAAGGCCTTTCCCTTGATACCTTGGTAAAGATAAATAGGGAAAAACTTGATCCAAAGACATGGAGCCCTATGATGAAAGATTATTCAGCACCAGTTATATCGTTGACAGTAAGAGATCTGTTGCGCTATACTCTTTCCCAGAGCGACAATAATGCAAGCAATATCATGTTTAAGAATATGCTCAATACTGCACAAACAGACAGTTTTATAGCGAAACTCATACCACATTCGAGTTTTCAGATAGCTTATACAGAAGAGGAAATGTCCGCTGACCATGACAAAGCTTACTCTAATTACACATCTCCTCTTGGTGCTGCAATGTTGATGAATCGTTTGTTTACAGAAAGTCTTATCAGTAATGAGAAACAAGATTTCATTAAGAATGCATTGAAAGAATGTAAAACAGGTATAGATAGGATAGTAGCTCCACTTCTTGATAAAGAAGGGGTTGTAATAGCACATAAGACAGGTTCTGGTTATGTCAATGAAAATGGTATTCTTGCAGCTCAGAATGATGTAGCCTATATATGTCTGCCTAATAAGGTCTGCTATACCTTAGCTGTATTTGTTAAGGATTTCAAGGGAAATGAATCACAAGCGTCACAATTTGTTGCGCATATATCAGCGGTAGTATATTCTTTATTAATCAATACTGCGTTAAATTAA
- a CDS encoding PorP/SprF family type IX secretion system membrane protein — protein MCKKFRYLIVLKRFIIIWILLVGVLEMRAQYDPSFSHYFDMEPSFNPAAVGKQSKLNVAAAYALDMAGFEHNPRTFQVAADMPFFLLNHRHGVGLSLQNDQIGLFTHQRLALQYALQNKLLGGTLSVGVQGGMLSEKFDGSKVDLGESGDPAFSTSDVNGSGMDLSLGLYYQHKAWYVGLSAQHLTSPTINLGETNELKIDATYYLTGGYNIRLRNPFLTIKPSVLVTTDGTTWRGDLTGRLVYQYEKRMLYGGVTYSPDRSVTVLVGGSFHGVVLGYSYEAYTSKLSAGNGSHELFVGYQTEINLTKKGRNRHQSVRIL, from the coding sequence ATGTGTAAGAAATTCCGTTATCTTATTGTGTTGAAAAGATTTATCATTATATGGATTCTGCTAGTGGGGGTGCTCGAAATGAGGGCACAGTATGATCCTTCCTTCAGTCATTATTTTGACATGGAACCATCATTCAATCCTGCTGCTGTGGGTAAGCAGTCGAAACTTAATGTTGCGGCGGCCTACGCGCTTGATATGGCTGGATTCGAACATAACCCCCGTACCTTTCAGGTGGCGGCTGACATGCCTTTCTTCTTGCTCAATCACCGGCATGGAGTAGGCTTGTCGCTACAGAATGACCAGATTGGTCTTTTTACTCATCAGCGACTGGCTTTACAGTATGCTTTGCAGAATAAACTCCTGGGTGGAACGCTGAGCGTGGGTGTGCAAGGAGGCATGCTGAGTGAGAAGTTTGATGGAAGCAAGGTGGATTTGGGAGAAAGTGGTGACCCTGCCTTTTCTACTTCAGACGTAAATGGAAGCGGAATGGATTTGAGCCTGGGTCTGTATTACCAGCATAAGGCTTGGTACGTAGGACTTTCTGCCCAGCATCTTACATCGCCTACGATAAATCTAGGTGAGACCAACGAATTGAAAATAGATGCCACATATTATTTGACAGGTGGATACAATATTCGACTGAGAAATCCGTTCTTAACAATAAAGCCGTCTGTTCTTGTTACAACAGATGGTACCACATGGCGAGGCGACCTGACAGGAAGGTTAGTTTACCAATATGAGAAACGGATGTTGTATGGTGGTGTGACCTACAGTCCGGACAGATCGGTAACCGTGCTGGTAGGCGGTAGTTTTCATGGGGTAGTGCTTGGTTACAGTTACGAGGCATACACCTCCAAACTCAGTGCAGGAAATGGCAGTCATGAACTCTTTGTAGGGTATCAGACCGAGATCAACCTGACCAAGAAAGGCAGAAACCGCCATCAGAGCGTCAGAATATTATAA
- a CDS encoding tyrosine-type recombinase/integrase gives MGRISRLYPKGRLRLRIPKMVQSGKKYPLYIEYNWHADSIRKSTGISVSVKEWNEKGYCGIGEIRATTDIDYKYYNHALHKRIEDIDVKIHKYYEMHQHITCDVIRSFLEDNDNALRPDEGKDFIEFAKELMEKRYEKGKIGFSTCKNGISYLNQFEEYLLLEHKGTHGEHKEFIYVSDISEDLLLDFRKYRLLAKKKATTVNKTLCPILQACEYACQLGYISHQLNVSLQDLYMKEEDRLDEEERNIKYLTEERLAELVSVYNTIEQPRRKEFLEMWLFAFHACGMRMVDVMTLRWKDIDFNKNFISKIQVKTRNRNTIPLSEPLIRILEKWKGINKVFVFDLLPENFDINDHEAIYRRRNSWNNTINTSLRCISHDLKWNQDLTFHVSRHTWAVLALAHGAEISEISRLLGHASTGVTERVYAEFLPDNLATVVSKLGFCFIPDMNAKQKKVVSR, from the coding sequence ATGGGAAGAATTTCAAGACTTTATCCGAAAGGACGATTGAGACTGCGTATACCAAAGATGGTGCAGTCTGGTAAAAAGTATCCATTGTATATAGAATACAATTGGCATGCTGATTCTATTCGTAAATCAACTGGTATAAGTGTGTCAGTAAAGGAATGGAATGAGAAAGGCTATTGCGGTATTGGTGAAATACGTGCCACGACTGATATTGACTATAAGTATTATAATCATGCTCTTCATAAGCGTATCGAAGACATAGATGTGAAGATACATAAGTATTATGAAATGCATCAACATATTACTTGTGATGTGATTCGATCTTTTCTCGAAGACAATGACAATGCTTTGCGACCTGATGAAGGAAAAGACTTCATAGAGTTTGCTAAAGAGTTGATGGAAAAACGTTATGAGAAAGGTAAGATAGGTTTCAGTACTTGCAAGAATGGTATTTCATATCTCAATCAGTTTGAGGAATACCTGTTGCTTGAACACAAAGGTACACATGGTGAGCATAAGGAATTCATTTATGTCTCAGATATTAGTGAAGACTTATTGCTTGACTTCCGTAAGTATCGACTCTTGGCAAAAAAGAAAGCAACAACAGTCAACAAGACTCTATGTCCGATTCTTCAGGCGTGTGAATATGCTTGTCAGTTAGGTTATATCTCTCATCAGCTTAATGTATCTCTCCAGGACTTGTATATGAAAGAAGAGGACCGGCTTGATGAAGAAGAGAGGAATATCAAGTATCTCACTGAAGAGAGACTTGCTGAGTTAGTTTCCGTTTATAATACCATCGAACAGCCTCGACGAAAAGAGTTTTTGGAGATGTGGCTGTTTGCCTTCCATGCTTGCGGTATGCGAATGGTTGATGTGATGACGCTCCGATGGAAAGACATTGATTTCAACAAGAATTTCATCAGTAAAATACAAGTCAAGACGAGAAACCGAAATACCATACCTTTGAGTGAACCACTCATTCGTATTCTTGAAAAATGGAAGGGTATAAACAAAGTCTTTGTTTTTGATCTATTGCCAGAGAACTTCGATATAAATGACCATGAGGCGATATACCGTCGTAGAAATTCCTGGAATAATACCATCAATACTTCGCTTCGCTGTATATCTCATGATTTAAAATGGAATCAAGACTTGACTTTCCATGTATCAAGACACACTTGGGCAGTTTTAGCGCTTGCACACGGAGCTGAAATCAGTGAGATAAGCAGATTGTTAGGTCACGCTTCAACAGGCGTCACAGAGCGAGTTTATGCAGAATTCTTGCCAGACAACCTTGCGACTGTAGTAAGCAAACTTGGCTTCTGCTTCATTCCTGATATGAATGCCAAACAAAAGAAGGTGGTATCACGCTAA